TCTTCATTTGCCTCCTGCTTAAGAGGATTTTGGCTACGATTTCAGCTAGCTCCTTTCTTGCTTTCATGGATTTGTTGAAGAGTGTTCCAGGAAGGTTAATGGGCATTGAATTGTAACCCTTCTCAAGAATGTAGTAGCACCGCTTCAGATCCTCTCGGTACAAAACTCCATCCTCTCCAAATATGGAAAGCAGTGCAATGTTGAATGTGTACTGCAAATGCAAACAAAGTTTAGTGTTTggatattttgatgaaaaacCACGAACCCATTTTAATTCATTGAGTTTTAagctcattattattattattatttttttccttagatatttcaaTCTCAGCAGTCTGCTCGGACATCGCAGAGTCTTACTTTGCTCTGTATTCCTCTGTTTTaatctgtttttcttttatttaaggAAAAGTAGGTAGGAAATGTTTAGGGAAGAGAGAGCTCACTGTCTTCATTTCCTGGTAGGTGTTCACCAACCGCCCTTCCAAGGATTGGAGAGAATCGTTGGCAATGGATTCGATGTTGGAGACTTTGTTTTTAATTCCTTCGGGCGTGAAGGCGCGGAGAACAAGCTTTCTAAGTTTGGCATGGTAGGCTCCTTGGTTAAAGAAGATAGCTTCTTTCCCCAACATCCTCTCTTTACTTGCTGGGAATGTTGGCTTAAACAGATGAGCTCTGGTCACCAACACAAATTTCACGGCTTCCGGGCTTGAAATCATCACACAAGGACACCCCAATATGTGGGACTTGAAGATAGAGCCATACCTATAAGTCAAAAACCAACAATCCCATCTCATATAAATTAGTATATACTTTACATAAACATTATTAGTAAGTAGTTAGCAAATTTAAGGATAAAAGGGCAAAAGGGTATGAACCTTTTTACTTTTGAGGCAAAGAATAcatttgggttttgagaataGAGTTGAAAGGTTTCCCCTATGTAAGGCCATCCTAAGGTACCGGGTGGAAGTGGCAATTTCGGGCGACTTGAAGTGAAGAACTTGATGAGGGAATGAAggagaaagatgaagaaaatggaagaaaataagTAAAACATGGAGGTGATGAACTCCATGTAGGTTTTTGAGGTGGGGTAGTATTATTTGTATGAGGAGGAGTAGAGTAATGGTAGATAGGAAGATGAAAGGAAGTGTGAGCAAAGAAGTGAAGGAACTAAGGGATATATATAGGCTTTATTTTGGCCCATGCCCATGGGAAGAGAGGTAGAAAGAGGGAATGGCGAAAGGAGCCTATCATTCTATCAATTACAGCTAGAATCCTCATTACACGGAATCTCCCTCCAGctcattctttttttcctttatcttttttttttcccctcttctcTTTTGGATCTTACTTAttcttggagagagagagagagagagagcacgtGTCACAAGAGTTGATAAAAGATCGTGTGAGGAGTACACAGCGTAGGTTGACCGTGTGAGCGAGGGAGAAAAGAGTTTACACCACTCTCATCAAAGAATTTACAActgttaataaaaaattattattagtaagttaaaaggtcaaaaaaaaaaaaaatatatatatatatatatatatctaccaTAAGTCAAAACAATAAcaagtaaa
The sequence above is drawn from the Quercus lobata isolate SW786 chromosome 12, ValleyOak3.0 Primary Assembly, whole genome shotgun sequence genome and encodes:
- the LOC115972489 gene encoding abscisic acid 8'-hydroxylase CYP707A2-like, whose translation is MEFITSMFYLFSSIFFIFLLHSLIKFFTSSRPKLPLPPGTLGWPYIGETFQLYSQNPNVFFASKVKRYGSIFKSHILGCPCVMISSPEAVKFVLVTRAHLFKPTFPASKERMLGKEAIFFNQGAYHAKLRKLVLRAFTPEGIKNKVSNIESIANDSLQSLEGRLVNTYQEMKTYTFNIALLSIFGEDGVLYREDLKRCYYILEKGYNSMPINLPGTLFNKSMKARKELAEIVAKILLSRRQMKKDHNDLLGSFMGDKEGLTDQQIADNIIGVIFAARDTTASVLTWIFKYLSENPSVLQAVTEEQEAIVRSKEECGEEKVLTWADTKKMPITSKVIQETLRVASILSFTFREAVEDVEYEGYLIPKGWKVLPLFRNIHHSPENFPDPEKFDPSRFEVAPKANTFIPFGNGTHSCPGNELAKLEISVLLHHLTTKYRWSVVGAQNGIQYGPFALPQNGLPIRLFLKKEATPTPKKLVPTV